The nucleotide sequence AGGCCGATGATGGCGGCGTCGACCAGACGCGCGCCTGAGGACAGCACGATGTCCTCGATGGTCCGGATGGTCTCGACATTGACCGCGTTGCAATCGACGATGACCGGCTTCTTGGCACTCCGGTTGATGACCGTCGCGAGCTGCTCCGCCAGCGCCACGGCCTCGCCGGGCGGCACGATCGACAGGATGATGTCGCAAGCCGCGATCTCGGCCTCGCCGGCGCCGATCATTCCGGACGCCGCCGCCCTCGCTTGCGTCGCGGCGCTCCGGCCCTCCAGCGAGGTCAGCACCTTGCAGCCGTGCTCGGCAAGGCGAGCGGCGATGGCGCTGCCCATGGCGCCGGGCGCGATGACGGCAATGCTTGGGGGCATGACAACAACTCCGATTCCAACGAGGCTCCCGAAAGACTATCCGGGTTCGATGACGAAACGGAACACGCGAAAACGGAGGGGCAGCCCTTCCGGACTGCCCCTCTCCTGATCCGAGCAGCAGCCGCGCCCCCCAGCGCCTGCTGCTCCGACCGATCTCAGAACGAGACCTTCAAGCCCCCGCTGCCATAGAAGTCGTCGCCGCCGGTCCGCCCGATCGTCCGCGACACGTTGGCCGTCAGCGCCACGTTGCTCCAGAACGGCGCGACCACGCCCGCGGTCACACGGCCGTAGACATTATGCGACGTGCTGTTCGGGACGTTCCAGTTGTTGACGATGACAGGCGCAGAGGTCGCGCTGTACTGGATCAGGCGGCCGTTGCCGATGATGTCGTCATCGAGCGTCAGGTTCAGATACGGATTGATCGTGGCGCCCTGCGCCTGGAACGGCGTTCGCAGCTGCACGCCCACACTACCGACCAGGGTCTCCGCCGTCTGCGAGCCGACCGTCAGCGTCAGCGCGGGATCGCCGGCCTCGGTGAAGCCGTCGACCCTGGCGCGGGCATAGGTCAGGCCGCCGATCGGGCCGAGCTTCGCCGTGCCGGCATCGAACAGATAGCCGGCCTTGCCGGCGACGACGAAGGTCGTGCCGCCGGGATTCGAGGTGATGGTGTCGACCACGCCCGGCCGCGTGTTGCGATAGTCCTGGTGGCCGATCGTGGCGAGGGCTTGCGCAAACAGGTTGCTGCTCGCCCATGCGCCGTAGAGGCCGAACTGATAGGAGTTCGCATCCGTCGTGCCCGCATTGCCGAACAGCCGTGCCTTGGGATTGGAATAGTCGAACGCGGTGCCGATCATGGCGTTCGCCGACAGCCGGTACTCGACCCCGATCGTGCCGCCGACGCTGTCGAGATTGAAGCCGTTCGCGGCGCCGTTGCCGTGGCGATCGCTGATCCCGCCATTGCCCTGCATGTAGAACGACCACGGGTTGACCGCGGCCAATGGCGGCGCCTTCACGGAAGGCGCCTTGGTGATGATGGCGCCATAAGAGTTCATCGCCGACGGCGCGAAGCCCGCGGTCTCGCGGAACTGATCGAGCTTGCCGAACAAGGTCGAGGCGAAGCCCATCGCGGTGATAGATGCGACGTCGCCCTGCGGCGCGAAGGTCAGCGGCGCATTGAGGCGGTTGACGATGTATTGCCCGAGCACCTCGAAGCCGTGCGAGGTCAGGTGCACGCCGTCGACATAGAACAGATACTGGTTCTGCAGCGCCGGATTGCCGATGCAGGCGACCGGACAGGCGCCGACATTGCTGAAGCCGTAGCGCTGCGGATTGGCCTGGATCAGGGAGCCGATGAGGCTCGTATCGACATATTCGACGCGCACGCCGTTGCGCGCCACGTTCGCAAGCGAGGCCTGCATCAGGCTGTTGTAGGTCGTGCTGTAGAGCTTGCCGGTCGGCGCATTGGCGTTGCCGACCGCCTCCGGCAAGGTGCTGACATCGCCGGCCGTGAACACGATGCTGCGCGCGCCGGCGCCGACCAGCGCGTTGATGCCGGTCATGGCTTGCTGCGCGGTGACCGCCGCCGCGGTTGGCGCGCCGGCAAACGTGCCGCCCGCACGGTAATAGGCGCGCGCGTCATTGCCGCCGATCGAAATCTCGACGAGATCGGTCGAGGCGATCTTGCCGGAGAACCCCGTCAGTCCGCTCCATTCCTGAACGAAGCCGGGAATGCCGGGCCCCGCGACGTTGGTCGTGCCGCTGGTCGCGCCGCCGATCGCGTAGTTGAGCTGGGGAATGCCGAGCAGCGCCGAGGTGGTGTCGACGAAATTGGTGCCGCCACTGAAGCGCCCGGTCGGATACAGCGGCAGCTTGCCGATGCCGCCGGTGAAGGTCCAGAGATTGCCCGTGTCGGCGTAGCTGTCACCGAAGGCCTGGATACGCGTGTAGGTTGTTTGGGCGGATGCTGGTTGGCTCAGCGTCAGCCACGCTCCGGACAGCGCCATTCCGCACAGCATTGACGCCTGACTCATACGTCTCATTCTACGCCTCCCCTACGCCTTACTTTTGTTGGCTCAATGTTTCCATGGCGGCGGATTGGGACACCACCGCCCACAGGTTGTAGGGGCGCCGACGACGAATGGCTGTGCCCTGGCAGCATCATCATGCGGCGCAAAATGCCGCTCTGCGCACGACCGGCCGCTTCTCGCACACCGCCGAACACTGCTGACAGAATCTGGCAGCACGCTCCGCTACTGGATCAGTCGACGCGCCGATGCCGGCGCCAGCACCGGAGACACGACGATGCCCGAGTTCAATTTCCTGATCCTGTATGTCGACAACCCGCCGAACAGCGCCGCCTTCTACTCAGACCTGCTGGGCATTCCCGTCATCGAGCAATCGCCGACCTTTGCCATGCTGCCGCTGCGCGAGGGCATCATGCTGGGCTTGTGGTCGCGGCACACGGTCGAGCCGGCCGCGGCTGGCGCGGCGGGGTCGGTCGAAACCGCGTTCGCCGTGTCCGGCGTGGGTGAGGTCGAGCGACTGCACGGGGATTGGAAGGCGCGCGGCCTCCGCATCATTCAGGAACCGACACGCATGGATTTCGGCACGACCTTTGTCGCGCTCGATCCGGACGGGCATCGCCTCCGCGTCTTCGTCCCGCAGGACGCCGGCTAAGCAAGTCGGCTCATGAGAAGACGGCGCGTGTCGTCATTCCTGTTCGAAGGCGGATCGGCCATCGCTGCGGACATGACGATGCGCGTCGGGCTCGCCTAGTCGGCCTTGGCCGGCTCCGGCTCCAGGCGCGGCGCCGGCTGCACCGGGGCGTTGGCGATGCGCGCGGCGTTGGCCATGGTGGCGAGCGCGGCGGCTTTCTTCTGTGCGTCGGAGCCAGGCTGCACCACACCGCAGGACATGATCAGGGTCGCCGCATCCTCGGCGCTCATGTCGACCTCGATGATCTTGCTCTTCGGCAGATAGAAGAAGAAGCCGGTGGTCGGGTTGGGCGCACAAGGCAGGAAGACCGAGATCTGCTCATCATCGCCCGGCAGACGGCTTGCGACTTCCGTGCTCGGCGGCTGCGAGATCAGCACGATCGACCACATGCCCGGCGACGGAAACTCGACCAGGCCGACGCGGCGCAGGCTCGAGCCCTTGCCGGAGAACAGCGTCTCGAACACCTGCTTGAGGCCGCGATAGATCGCACGCACCGCCGGAATGCGCCCGAGCAGCCGCTCGCCGAGATCGACCAAGGTGCGGCCGATCAGGTTGGCGGTCAGGAAGCCGAGCAGCGTCAGGCCGATCACGGCGACGATC is from Bradyrhizobium sp. ORS 285 and encodes:
- a CDS encoding autotransporter domain-containing protein encodes the protein MRRMSQASMLCGMALSGAWLTLSQPASAQTTYTRIQAFGDSYADTGNLWTFTGGIGKLPLYPTGRFSGGTNFVDTTSALLGIPQLNYAIGGATSGTTNVAGPGIPGFVQEWSGLTGFSGKIASTDLVEISIGGNDARAYYRAGGTFAGAPTAAAVTAQQAMTGINALVGAGARSIVFTAGDVSTLPEAVGNANAPTGKLYSTTYNSLMQASLANVARNGVRVEYVDTSLIGSLIQANPQRYGFSNVGACPVACIGNPALQNQYLFYVDGVHLTSHGFEVLGQYIVNRLNAPLTFAPQGDVASITAMGFASTLFGKLDQFRETAGFAPSAMNSYGAIITKAPSVKAPPLAAVNPWSFYMQGNGGISDRHGNGAANGFNLDSVGGTIGVEYRLSANAMIGTAFDYSNPKARLFGNAGTTDANSYQFGLYGAWASSNLFAQALATIGHQDYRNTRPGVVDTITSNPGGTTFVVAGKAGYLFDAGTAKLGPIGGLTYARARVDGFTEAGDPALTLTVGSQTAETLVGSVGVQLRTPFQAQGATINPYLNLTLDDDIIGNGRLIQYSATSAPVIVNNWNVPNSTSHNVYGRVTAGVVAPFWSNVALTANVSRTIGRTGGDDFYGSGGLKVSF
- a CDS encoding VOC family protein, translating into MPEFNFLILYVDNPPNSAAFYSDLLGIPVIEQSPTFAMLPLREGIMLGLWSRHTVEPAAAGAAGSVETAFAVSGVGEVERLHGDWKARGLRIIQEPTRMDFGTTFVALDPDGHRLRVFVPQDAG
- a CDS encoding DUF502 domain-containing protein; amino-acid sequence: MSSRDDLPPETDPLADAQAETPHHGLMFRFRNYFLTGLVVAGPVAITLYITWWFVTWVDGLVRPFVPLVYRPETYLPFGVPGSGLIVAVIGLTLLGFLTANLIGRTLVDLGERLLGRIPAVRAIYRGLKQVFETLFSGKGSSLRRVGLVEFPSPGMWSIVLISQPPSTEVASRLPGDDEQISVFLPCAPNPTTGFFFYLPKSKIIEVDMSAEDAATLIMSCGVVQPGSDAQKKAAALATMANAARIANAPVQPAPRLEPEPAKAD